In the Leptospira limi genome, one interval contains:
- the eat gene encoding ethanolamine permease has protein sequence MNESPKLHKALHSVHLWGMAVGLVISGDYFGWNFGWSNANVWEFGISIVWIAIFYVMFALCFTELAASIPQAGGPSAYAKRALGDSFGFFTGYLVLVEFLLAPPAIASALGGYIHFLFPIIPSFYAGIGMFLLLLLMNLTGIKQTARFELFVTLIAVIGLLLYLGLLIPHLSMDQIPTWKKETNVSFSAVFTAIPFAIWFFLAVEGVALAAEEVKNPAKDIPKGYIAGIITLLCLAGMIYGFTASVTNTKDIANIEYPLSYVLNSLYGSESIWPILFTFIGLFGLVASLFGIILGNSRLLYAMSKEGYLPKYLSQLTKGSVVPQNAVISGGVVGIFCMLFLNTAELITISALGACGMYLLCLVSYLFLRKREPNLDRPYKAPLYPILPFIAMWFGVFAFGSVFYSEPKLTMGVFLVGIVLGIGYRLNHFRNKLIN, from the coding sequence ATGAACGAATCCCCAAAATTACACAAAGCCCTTCATTCTGTGCATTTATGGGGAATGGCAGTTGGACTTGTCATTTCTGGAGATTACTTCGGTTGGAATTTTGGATGGTCAAATGCAAACGTTTGGGAGTTTGGAATTTCGATTGTATGGATTGCCATTTTTTATGTAATGTTTGCTCTTTGTTTTACGGAACTAGCTGCAAGTATCCCACAAGCAGGTGGTCCTTCTGCTTATGCAAAACGCGCATTAGGTGATTCATTTGGATTTTTTACTGGTTATCTCGTATTAGTTGAATTTTTATTAGCACCACCTGCCATTGCCTCTGCCTTAGGTGGATACATTCATTTTTTATTTCCTATCATTCCTTCCTTTTATGCAGGCATTGGGATGTTTTTGTTATTGTTACTTATGAATTTAACTGGGATCAAACAAACTGCTCGTTTTGAGTTATTTGTAACTCTCATTGCTGTGATTGGACTTTTATTGTACTTAGGATTATTGATCCCACATCTTTCAATGGATCAAATTCCGACTTGGAAAAAGGAAACAAATGTTTCTTTTTCGGCAGTATTCACTGCAATTCCTTTTGCGATTTGGTTTTTTTTAGCTGTGGAAGGAGTTGCGTTAGCAGCGGAAGAAGTAAAAAATCCTGCGAAAGACATTCCAAAAGGTTATATTGCAGGTATCATCACTTTACTTTGTTTAGCAGGTATGATTTATGGATTCACAGCTTCGGTAACAAATACAAAGGACATTGCTAACATTGAATATCCTTTGTCCTATGTATTAAATTCTTTATACGGATCCGAATCAATTTGGCCCATTTTGTTTACCTTTATTGGATTGTTTGGACTCGTTGCTTCGCTTTTTGGGATCATTTTGGGCAATTCAAGGTTGTTATATGCAATGAGTAAGGAAGGTTACCTTCCAAAGTATTTATCTCAATTGACCAAAGGATCGGTTGTCCCTCAAAACGCTGTGATCTCTGGTGGAGTTGTCGGAATTTTTTGTATGTTGTTTTTGAATACCGCAGAACTCATCACCATATCAGCATTAGGTGCTTGTGGGATGTATTTACTTTGTTTGGTATCTTATCTTTTTTTACGAAAAAGAGAACCTAATTTGGATCGACCTTACAAGGCCCCTTTGTATCCAATTTTGCCTTTCATTGCGATGTGGTTTGGTGTTTTTGCGTTTGGATCTGTTTTTTATTCAGAACCAAAATTAACGATGGGCGTTTTTTTAGTTGGGATTGTCTTGGGAATTGGGTATCGGTTGAACCACTTCCGAAACAAATTAATTAACTAG